A genomic region of Peromyscus eremicus chromosome 19, PerEre_H2_v1, whole genome shotgun sequence contains the following coding sequences:
- the Ecscr gene encoding LOW QUALITY PROTEIN: endothelial cell-specific chemotaxis regulator (The sequence of the model RefSeq protein was modified relative to this genomic sequence to represent the inferred CDS: deleted 1 base in 1 codon) translates to MDREYPETPPASRPADMGTSGAMRLGSAILTLLLLQGYSSQPTATQTSQGLFGSPSPQPVSLSSGDKSSSGPGSSRLLLSTATPEILQKASQGSLVSSQPVTPRSSTTDHHSLSLPGLMSFQPQKHTLGLSTGTPDSRSSSSRSSSSSSSRSSSSRSSSTINDTGEEVSLNATPSSGTTSLRTGEEVTVVPSPTSESVLTVAAFGVISFIVILVVVVIVLVSVVSLRFKCRKNKESEDPQKPGSSGLSESCSTANGEKDSITLISMKNINMNNSKGRTSAEKIL, encoded by the exons aTGGACAGAGAATACCCTGAGACGCCT CCGGCCTCACGCCCAGCTGATATGGGGACCAGCGGAGCCATGCGGCTCGGTTCAGCAATCCTCACTTTACTACTGCTCCAAG GCTACAGCTCTCAGCCTACAGCAACTCAGACCTCTCAGG GGCTCTTCGGGAGTCCGAGCCCCCAGCCAGTTTCTCTCAGCTCAG GAGACAAATCTTCCTCAGGGCCCGGCAGTTCAAGGCTTCTCCTGAGCACCGCTACCCCAG AAATTCTACAGAAGGCATCACAAGGCTCCTTGGTATCCAGTCAGCCTGTAACGCCCAGGTCAAGCACCACAGATCATCACTCCCTTTCCTTGCCCGGCTTGATGTCGTTCCAGCCACAGAAGCACACATTGGGACTTA GCACAGGGACCCCagacagcaggagcagcagcagcaggagcagcagcagcagcagcagcaggagcagcagcagcaggagcagcagcactATCAACGACACAGGAGAAG AAGTGTCTCTGAATGCTACTCCCAGTTCAGGGACCACAAGCCTGCGGACCGGGGAAGAGGTGACCGTCGTGCCCAGCCCCACATCAGAGTCGGTGCTAACCGTGGCAGCCTTTG GTGTTATCAGCTTCATTGTCATCCTGGTGGTTGTGGTGATCGTCCTCGTCAGTGTGGTCAGTCTAAGGTTTAAGTGTCGGAAGAACAAGGAGTCTGAAG ATCCACAGAAACCAGGGAGTTCAGGGCTATCTGAAAG CTGCTCCACGGCCAACGGAGAGAAAGACAGCATCACCCTCATCTCCATGAAGAACATCAACATGAATAATAGCAAAGGCCGCACCTCAGCAGAAAAG ATTCTTTAA